A region from the Ammospiza nelsoni isolate bAmmNel1 chromosome 1, bAmmNel1.pri, whole genome shotgun sequence genome encodes:
- the NPBWR1 gene encoding neuropeptides B/W receptor type 1 — translation MENFSLPETNSSCAECTGRGHGSLNMSTTPVSPRYYITVPVIYSVICAVGLTGNTAVIYVILKAPKMKTVTNIFILNLAIADELFTLVLPINIADYLLLQWPFGELMCKLIISIDQYNIFSSIYFLTVMSIDRYLVVAATTKSRKVSYRTYRAAKIVSLCVWSFVTVIILPFAVFAKIHEEQGRSHCVFVFPHPESVWWKGSRIYTLILGFVIPVSTICTLYTTMLCRLRHVQLHCNAKALDKAKKKVTLMVVAILGVCLLCWTPFHLSTVVALIMDIPQTPLVIGISYFITSLSYANSCFNPFLYAFLDEGFRRSFRRLINRRATS, via the coding sequence ATGGAGAACTTCTCCCTCCCTGAAACCAATTCCTCATGTGCAGAGTGCACTGGAAGAGGACATGGGAGTCTGAATATGTCCACTACTCCAGTAAGCCCCAGGTACTACATCACAGTGCCTGTCATCTACTCTGTCATCTGTGCCGTGGGATTGACAGGCAACACTGCTGTCATCTATGTCATCCTCAAAGCACCAAAGATGAAAACAGTAACCAACATCTTCATCCTCAACCTGGCCATTGCTGATGAGCTCTTTACCTTGGTGCTGCCCATCAACATTGCTGACTACCTGCTCCTTCAGTGGCCCTTTGGAGAGCTCATGTGCAAGCTCATCATCTCCATAGACCAGTACAACATCTTCTCCAGCATCTATTTCCTCACTGTCATGAGCATTGACCGCTACCTCGTTGTGGCGGCCACCACCAAGTCCAGGAAGGTGTCCTACCGCACCTACCGAGCAGCCAAGATTGTCAGCCTCTGTGTCTGGTCCTTTGTCACTGTCATCATCCTGCCCTTCGCCGTCTTTGCCAAGATACACGAGGAGCAGGGGCGCTCCCACTGCGTCTTCGTGTTCCCCCACCCCGAGAGCGTGTGGTGGAAAGGCAGTCGGATCTACACCCTTATTTTAGGCTTTGTCATCCCAGTGTCCACCATCTGCACCCTGTACACCACCATGCTGTGCAGACTGAGACACGTGCAGCTCCACTGCAATGCAAAGGCTCTGGACAAAGCCAAAAAGAAGGTGACGCTGATGGTGGTTGCTATCCTGGGtgtgtgcctgctctgctggacGCCCTTTCACCTTAGCACAGTGGTGGCCCTCATCATGGACATCCCACAAACTCCCCTGGTCATTGGGATTTCCTATTTCATCACCAGCCTAAGCTATGCCAACAGCTGCTTCAACCCTTTCCTGTACGCCTTTCTGGATGAAGGCTTCCGGAGGAGCTTTCGCAGACTGATCAATCGCAGAGCCACCTCATaa